A stretch of Arachis hypogaea cultivar Tifrunner chromosome 15, arahy.Tifrunner.gnm2.J5K5, whole genome shotgun sequence DNA encodes these proteins:
- the LOC112749294 gene encoding S-protein homolog 5, translating into MTISLSKVVVSMSMLLAIIFSLNFNVGVGGEDDLIPPPIVVVSIYNRLNNKELGVHCKDKHTDFGFQRVSVGHMWGFTFRPNPLWFTSLYFCSFTWYGAPVHRFDIYDHNRDKHACETCVWDIFETGPCRATDNDSVQCYAWKQ; encoded by the coding sequence ATGACTATATCACTCTCCAAAGTAGTAGTATCAATGTCAATGTTATTAGCCATAATTTTTTCCTTGAATTTCAATGTTGGAGTGGGTGGTGAGGATGACTTGATTCCACCACCCATAGTGGTAGTTTCCATTTACAATAGATTGAACAATAAGGAGCTTGGTGTTCATTGCAAAGACAAACACACAGATTTTGGATTCCAAAGAGTTTCAGTTGGGCATATGTGGGGTTTCACCTTCCGTCCTAATCCTCTTTGGTTCACATCATTATACTTTTGCAGCTTTACATGGTATGGAGCACCAGTTCACCGCTTTGACATTTATGATCACAACCGTGACAAGCATGCTTGTGAAACTTGTGTTTGGGATATCTTTGAAACTGGTCCATGCAGGGCTACGGATAATGATTCTGTACAATGTTATGCTTGGAAACAATAA